Proteins encoded by one window of Flagellimonas lutaonensis:
- a CDS encoding LysE family transporter, which produces MTHLLILFFATYSAAFMATVPPGLLNMNAAKASVEKGKLNGIVFSLGVSTMIMAQAYIAVYISKFLYNNPQVIDVLFKAAIVVFAFFAVYFFVVAKRNKAKDFTTVNVSKKNSFFRGLALAALNLLTIPYYSGLNAMWNEAGWIKFEAQDIATFVFAAACGTFSVLYLYVFYFNKLETKTSTFSRNSNFILSALMVVLLAITLIRIFYK; this is translated from the coding sequence ATGACCCACTTGTTGATACTTTTTTTTGCCACCTATTCGGCAGCCTTCATGGCTACCGTGCCTCCGGGCCTTCTCAATATGAACGCGGCCAAGGCCAGTGTTGAAAAAGGTAAACTGAACGGCATCGTTTTCAGTTTGGGCGTATCTACCATGATCATGGCGCAGGCCTATATTGCTGTGTACATCTCAAAATTTTTATATAACAACCCACAGGTAATCGATGTGCTCTTTAAGGCTGCCATTGTGGTCTTTGCCTTTTTTGCCGTGTATTTTTTTGTGGTGGCCAAGCGCAACAAGGCCAAAGATTTCACCACAGTAAATGTGAGCAAAAAGAACAGCTTTTTCAGGGGGCTTGCGCTGGCAGCGCTGAATTTATTGACCATACCTTACTATAGTGGCCTGAATGCCATGTGGAACGAGGCAGGCTGGATAAAGTTCGAGGCCCAAGACATTGCAACATTTGTGTTTGCTGCGGCCTGTGGCACCTTCTCAGTGTTGTACCTATATGTGTTTTATTTCAATAAATTGGAGACCAAGACCAGTACTTTCTCCAGAAATTCGAACTTCATACTGAGTGCCTTGATGGTGGTCTTGCTGGCCATCACCTTGATAAGGATTTTCTACAAGTGA
- a CDS encoding NAD(P)/FAD-dependent oxidoreductase — protein MIKTDILIIGAGPTGLFAVFEAGLLQLRCHLIDALPQPGGQCAEIYPKKPIYDIPGFPEILAGELVDNLMEQIKPFQPGFTLGERAETVEKLEDGTFIVTTNKGTEHQAPVVAIAGGLGSFEPRKPMIPNLKQFEDKGVAYMIKEPEMYRNKRVLIAGGGDSALDWAIFLADVASEVTLVHRRNEFRGALDSVEKVQELKNLGKVNLITPAEVVGLEGNKYLEAVTVRKNSKASEDLRIEVDAFIPLFGLSPKLGPIADWGLEIEKNAIKVDNSLDYQTNIPGIYAIGDVNTYPGKLKLILCGFHEATLMCQSAYQRIHPDKKYVMKYTTVGGVTGFDGSKKEAPKAVVKAID, from the coding sequence ATGATAAAAACCGATATTCTGATTATTGGAGCGGGCCCTACGGGTCTTTTTGCCGTTTTTGAGGCAGGCCTGTTGCAGTTGCGGTGCCATTTGATCGATGCTTTGCCACAGCCTGGGGGCCAATGTGCAGAGATTTATCCGAAGAAACCTATTTACGATATTCCCGGTTTTCCTGAGATATTGGCGGGCGAATTGGTCGATAATTTGATGGAGCAGATCAAACCGTTTCAGCCAGGGTTCACCTTGGGCGAACGGGCCGAAACGGTTGAAAAATTGGAAGATGGCACCTTTATCGTAACGACCAACAAGGGCACTGAACACCAAGCCCCTGTGGTAGCCATTGCAGGCGGATTGGGCAGTTTTGAACCCCGAAAGCCCATGATTCCAAATTTGAAACAGTTTGAAGACAAGGGTGTTGCCTATATGATCAAAGAACCGGAGATGTATAGAAACAAAAGGGTCTTGATAGCCGGAGGAGGCGATTCGGCTTTGGATTGGGCCATCTTTTTGGCCGATGTGGCGAGTGAGGTAACATTGGTGCACCGTAGAAACGAGTTTCGCGGGGCGTTGGATTCCGTTGAAAAAGTACAGGAATTGAAAAATCTCGGCAAGGTCAATCTCATAACGCCCGCCGAGGTTGTGGGCCTTGAAGGCAACAAATATTTGGAAGCCGTTACGGTACGAAAGAATTCAAAGGCCAGTGAAGACCTTCGTATTGAAGTGGATGCCTTTATTCCGTTGTTCGGATTATCGCCCAAATTGGGGCCGATTGCCGATTGGGGGCTTGAGATCGAGAAGAATGCCATCAAGGTTGATAATTCACTCGATTACCAAACCAATATTCCCGGTATCTACGCCATTGGTGATGTCAATACGTATCCCGGAAAGCTGAAATTGATTTTGTGCGGTTTCCATGAAGCGACGTTAATGTGCCAGAGTGCCTATCAGCGTATCCATCCCGATAAAAAATATGTGATGAAATATACGACGGTAGGTGGCGTTACTGGTTTTGATGGTAGTAAAAAAGAAGCACCGAAGGCGGTAGTAAAGGCGATTGATTAA
- a CDS encoding Mrp/NBP35 family ATP-binding protein → MKLHKKDILEALKTISVPGEGQNMVESGAVTNVQVFGDEVEVDVTIKNPSLQARKKTEVAILKTIHEKVYEKAKIKVNLRVDAPGKSKVNEIKGKPIPGIQNIIAVASGKGGVGKSTITANLAVTLAKMGFKVGLLDADIYGPSMPIMFDVAMEKPLSVNIDGRAKMKPVENYGVKMLSIGFFTQPNQAVIWRGPMAAKALNQMIFDAHWGELDFLLVDLPPGTGDIHLSIMQALPVTGAVVVSTPQEVALADARKGVAMFQQEAINVPVLGIVENMAYFTPAELPNNKYYIFGQAGAKNLAEDLDVPFLGEIPLVQSIREAGDVGRPAAMQTATPVEEAFEELTKNVVSQLVRRNKDLPPTEAIKITTMAGCDAVKKK, encoded by the coding sequence ATGAAGCTGCACAAAAAAGATATTCTAGAGGCTCTGAAGACCATCTCAGTACCCGGTGAGGGGCAGAACATGGTAGAGAGTGGGGCCGTGACCAATGTTCAGGTTTTTGGCGATGAGGTAGAGGTAGATGTCACCATCAAAAACCCGAGTCTTCAGGCACGAAAAAAGACCGAGGTAGCGATATTGAAGACCATTCATGAAAAGGTCTATGAGAAAGCGAAAATAAAGGTAAACCTTAGGGTTGATGCGCCGGGCAAGTCGAAAGTGAACGAAATCAAGGGCAAGCCCATTCCGGGTATCCAAAACATTATCGCAGTGGCCTCGGGAAAAGGAGGGGTAGGCAAATCTACCATTACGGCGAACCTTGCCGTTACACTGGCGAAAATGGGCTTCAAGGTGGGCCTTTTGGATGCCGACATCTATGGCCCTTCGATGCCCATTATGTTTGATGTGGCGATGGAAAAACCCCTATCGGTCAACATTGACGGCCGGGCCAAAATGAAACCTGTTGAAAATTATGGGGTCAAAATGCTTTCCATAGGGTTTTTCACCCAGCCGAACCAAGCGGTGATTTGGCGTGGTCCCATGGCTGCCAAGGCCTTGAACCAAATGATTTTTGATGCCCATTGGGGCGAGCTCGACTTTTTGCTGGTCGACTTGCCACCGGGTACCGGAGATATCCATCTGAGCATCATGCAGGCACTTCCCGTAACAGGGGCGGTTGTGGTGAGCACCCCCCAAGAAGTGGCCTTGGCCGATGCCCGAAAAGGGGTTGCCATGTTTCAACAAGAGGCCATCAACGTACCGGTTTTGGGCATCGTTGAAAATATGGCCTATTTCACCCCGGCAGAGTTGCCGAACAATAAATACTATATCTTTGGTCAGGCGGGTGCCAAAAATTTGGCAGAAGATCTAGATGTGCCATTTTTAGGGGAAATTCCTTTGGTACAAAGCATTCGGGAGGCGGGCGATGTCGGGCGGCCAGCGGCCATGCAAACAGCCACCCCTGTTGAGGAAGCTTTTGAAGAATTGACCAAAAACGTGGTGAGCCAGTTGGTACGGCGCAACAAAGATCTGCCGCCGACAGAGGCCATTAAGATAACGACCATGGCAGGTTGTGATGCGGTAAAAAAGAAATGA
- a CDS encoding NifU family protein yields the protein MTPEELRSNVEKALDEIRPFLQSDGGDITLISIDNDTSVKVRLEGNCIGCSVNQMTLKSGVEMTIKKYAPQIQEVINLS from the coding sequence ATGACACCGGAAGAACTAAGAAGCAACGTAGAGAAAGCCTTGGATGAAATACGCCCCTTTCTTCAAAGTGATGGGGGCGATATCACTTTGATATCGATAGACAATGATACTTCTGTAAAGGTAAGGCTCGAGGGAAATTGTATTGGTTGCAGTGTCAATCAAATGACCTTGAAGAGTGGGGTCGAAATGACCATAAAGAAATATGCCCCCCAAATTCAAGAAGTCATCAATCTTAGCTAA
- a CDS encoding MGMT family protein translates to MKERNFFDKVYEVAKQIPYGRVTSYGAIAKYLGAARSARMVGWAMNNSLAKDVPAHRVVNRVGVLTGKHHFDGSNLMQQLLENEGIKVVDNQIVDFQKHFWDPAKELQ, encoded by the coding sequence ATGAAAGAGCGAAACTTTTTCGATAAGGTTTACGAGGTAGCCAAACAGATTCCGTATGGCAGGGTAACTTCTTACGGAGCGATTGCCAAGTATCTGGGGGCGGCCCGTAGTGCCCGTATGGTCGGCTGGGCCATGAACAATTCGTTGGCAAAGGATGTGCCTGCCCATCGGGTGGTAAACCGTGTCGGGGTATTAACGGGCAAACACCATTTTGATGGCTCCAATTTAATGCAGCAACTGCTCGAAAACGAAGGCATCAAGGTGGTCGATAACCAAATCGTCGATTTTCAGAAGCACTTTTGGGACCCCGCCAAAGAATTGCAGTAG
- a CDS encoding 2Fe-2S iron-sulfur cluster-binding protein, whose protein sequence is MSDIKIKITDREGVLHEVDAPTDMNMNLMEVVRSYELAPEGTIGICGGMAMCASCQCYVQSDHELPEKSDDEEAMLSEAFFVKENSRLGCQIHITEELDGLEIELAPEEP, encoded by the coding sequence ATGTCAGATATTAAAATAAAAATAACCGACCGCGAAGGGGTACTGCACGAAGTCGATGCCCCTACCGACATGAACATGAACCTGATGGAAGTCGTTCGCTCTTATGAACTGGCCCCTGAGGGTACCATTGGCATTTGCGGTGGCATGGCCATGTGCGCTTCTTGCCAGTGTTATGTGCAATCTGATCATGAACTGCCTGAAAAATCAGATGATGAAGAGGCCATGCTCTCAGAGGCCTTTTTCGTGAAAGAGAATAGTCGTCTGGGCTGTCAAATACATATAACCGAAGAGTTGGACGGGCTTGAGATCGAATTGGCTCCTGAGGAGCCCTAA